The Raphanus sativus cultivar WK10039 chromosome 6, ASM80110v3, whole genome shotgun sequence sequence GTAAATTAAATTAAGATGTAAACCACTGATCTAgcattttaatattgattttttattttttattatagaatacAAATTGTGGACCAGAACCAAAAGACTTCTAGATGGTGgaatattaattgcattttcgtattgtaaaaatttaaacaaaaaaacgttAACATTTTAGAGAGAGAGCGAGACACATTAACATTTACATTTTGAATAAGTCATGGTCGTAATTATAGAAATAGTTAGCTATCAATCATTAATTTGGTTTCAGTTACCACTACGTTCCATAGATTAGGTCATCAAGAACAAAAATCAGTAATTATAGTCAAAATGTAATGAAAAATCATGCTGTAAATTTGTGACATACCAATGGCAATTGATGTAAATAATCTAGTAATTTAAGGATTAATGCATAGGAAGGTTGAGGTGTATTGTGAGGAAGACACCTATACAAAATGGCAACATGgtaataattttactttttaaaggTTGTTCTTTTTAATTGCTACTCCATTAATACTAAGGGGATGTGAGCCTAATTGATGCATTTGGTAAAGCCAAAATTAAAGGACGAGACGGCACAGTGTTTTCTTAAGCAAACCGGGGGACGCTCTGCTGTTCTTTTATTTACTGGTGACCAATGAAGAAAACGGCTTGTACGTTATATACTTAAACCAACAACGGCACACAGTTCAAACCTATATCGTCTTCAACTCTTCATCCTCATCTGGAGAAACTGAGAGATGAGCTTTACCGTGTCGTCGTCTGCTTTGGTTTCTCAAGATAAACCCTGATTTCTCCGCCGGAAAAAGATGGAGGGAAGCGAATCTCAGATCTATCACGAGCGGCAGCGACTCCAATTTTGCCTCTTGCACTCCCTCAACAATCTATTTCAGGTGATcccgatctctctctctctctcttctcagtATCAAATCACCGATGATGATGTGAGATTTTGAGAGTTGCtatttgctctgtttttttaacTGTAGGACAAGAACGCATTCACGCGGGAAAGCTTGAACTCGATCTCGGAGAAGCTCGTGGCGGATGATCCGAACAAAGAAACGTGGACGACGACGCCTCTCTCCTTCCTCCTAAAGCCTCACCACAACACGCTCACGGGGAACTACGACGTGAACGTGATGATCGCAGCTCTGGAAGGGAAAGGCAAGAGTGTTGTTTGGCATGACAAGCGTCATGGAGCTTCTTCTATTGATCTTGATGCAGATGCTCTTATGGGGGTTGTGCTGAATGTTCCGGTCAGAAGATACGGTGGGCTTTGGAGAAGCAGGCACTGGGTTGTGATGAGGAAGATCAGTGGAGTATGGTATAACCTGGATAGTGATCTCCTTGTGCCGCAGAGGTTTAAAGACGAAGATGAAGTTAGGGGGTTCTTGGATCGAAGTCTGAGTTCAGGTTCAGAGGTTTTGCTAGTGAACAATGCTTGAAGATCAACAATCttgctttttgttttctttgcttcttctttgtaATTGTATAATCATCAAATACCCATCAAGTGTGAAAAATGTACATACAGCTCGTTGTAGTTTGGGTTCCGATAAAGTTGAATACTTTCTTTATTATTCAGTGAGTTCTCATCACCTGTTACGTGGATATGTCTCTCCTCTGTTCATGGAAGTTGTCTAAGCTCTACAACTTAATAGAGTTGAGCTTGTGTACCCCTTATGTCATCTATGTCATCCACATGCAGTGATTATTGTTCTGCTCTCCTATGGAATGTTCTCACATGTAAAAAACTTACTCCAGTGTATGATGATTAGAGTGTAAACCATAACGCTGCCTTGGTTACTTTATGATATTCATGTACCCACCATAGATCtggttattttcttttttcttctcttatttTCATTACCCTCGGACTCAAGGAAGGCATCTGCGATCTATAAAGGTAAGTTTGTATTGGCCCTTTCTAAGAGTCAAAAGAACTTGTACACATTTCTTTTATGCACACACGGAGTTAAGTGATCATCTGAGAGGAACCATACCGAAAGAACCTTTCTTTCGCTTAAACAATTGGTGGTCCAACCTATACTTACTTTCCATAGTGGAAATGTTGCTCTTTGGCTTAGCTTTGTTATCTAAATTTCGGCGTtccacagtttttttttatctttatatttaatagttattaCAATTCATTTCACATAAAGTATCTCTTATATAAGTATGAAATTGAACGTACCTACTTTGTTTGATTTATCTGTATATGCTTTTAGCGTCTACAGTAATCATAGCTTAAGTGTAATCATGTCGTTATGAATACTTTATTAATAATCATGGCCTCTCTGGTCTCTATCTGAACTCCATTAGGCAACTGTTTTCATCATCATTccctttatatattacaatACTCTCAACTCTGTCCTCGTAAACTGCTCTCACTCTCTTGCGACATGTCGGCTACAGGACCAAAACGGTGTAATGCAAACACCAAACCAGTAACTTCTGGTAAGCAATTCTCAGCCAAGGGACCTTACGGTAAGAATCCGGGACGCACAACGAGCTGTGGCTTGAGGCTGCCGAGGAAAACAGAAGTCACGGCAGCAAGGCTGATCAAGCATCTCAGCTGTAGATTCGTCAAGGGGTTGCGTCTAGTGGTGATGaggaagaataagaagaagagatctCCACCATTGAAGGCTTCTTCCACCAGTAGATCTCAACCCTCGGTGATCTCTGTGGCTAATGATACCTGTAGATCAGAGGCCATAGAAGACTGTATACAGTTCATAAACTCCTCGACCACGTTCACAAGATCAAGTTCTACCAGTGGCCAAACATCTTAAGCTTTTACTTATGCCCATAGTCTCGAAGACACTATTTCTTAGTTGCTCGTTGGCTAAGAAATAGCATACTATTGAACTGCATGtaatatcttatattatatagAGTTATAAGAGAGAACTATGTAAGTGATCTTGAGAAGCTTGGAAAGTGTGAGCTTCGTttatgtacaaaaaaaaaaatcatctgtATATCTTTAATCTACATAAGTATTATTCATGTCCGTTTGGCCTAAATTGACAGGTAAAAATATCCAGAAGAAGTTTCCGGCAAAAAAGGATATTCCGGCAAGCTCTGAGACTTGTAATATGTGTATATTTAAAGCCTGTCCAGGTCTTGGAGCTGAACTATTCACTAGTTTGTCACTATTCTCGGAATGGATCAGTCAATGATCTTCTCTCCGGTTGAAAATAGGTTCCAAACGACAGTCCCGACAAGGTAAAGACCGACAGATATCGTGAAAACGTCATCCCACGAACCTGATGTATTCGATGTCATTCTTAGTTTCGGTCATTGgtaagaattttttaaaatatttaacaaagcTTTTTTAAGAAATCTAGAAGTGTTCCCAACCGTGTTGTAAGATGTGGCCAGTGGCGGCGGTGCCAAGAACTCCGGCAAGTACTCCAGCTGTGTTAGACAAACCAAGTAACACTCCCTGACCACAACATCAGCATGCCATTACTTGGCATTTGTTTTTCAGTAGCTTGACTTGTTTTAGACTTGAAAAGAGTGATTGATTACACTTACAGAGTATCTTGGAGCAATGTCTTGATGGTTAGAGTACAGACCAGACTGGGAGAAGGCATCAGTCCCTTGGCTACAAGCCATGCACAAAACAGCCATCGCAGGAGAATCAATGTGTTTCAGCTGTGTTAGAAAGAACGCTGGTCCAAGAAACCCAATTGTTTGCATTATCTAAATCCATCATAGAATAAAAAGGGTTATGGAATGAGTTGCTTTTACTAGATTTGCCTTTGAAATGGATACACACACACAGGTACCTTGCGGACATTCGTGACGGAGAAACCACGGCTGACGAGTGTATCAGCGATCCATCCTCCGGCATTTGCAGAAATCGCCATTGTCATCCATGGAAATACTGAGAGAAGCCCTGACTCCATTAGGTTGAACTTCAACACCTGCCTCTCACAAAATCAATAAtaagaaaagacaaaaacatcaagattttttaataaaatacagtGATAGAACTGACTTGGTGGTAATAAGTTGGCATCCAGGTTAAGAGAATGAATGTTCCCCAGTTGTGACAAAAGTGGCAACCGATGAGAGCCCAGACCGGCGGTTTCGACAATATCAACCTCCACGGAATAGACTTCACTGGCTCTTTGCTTGCACAGTTGTCTGCAATCAACTTCCTTTCTTCAGGGAGCAACGTTGGATCTTCAATTGGCGAACTCTCTGCCTATAGTTAGTAACAACACACATTAATGGTCGGATCTAGAAGTGGTTAGAGGGCAATAGAGAAGTCTGACCTTAGTTAGCCAGAGAGTCAACCACACAGTTCCAAGAGACCCAAAAGAGTAAAACACGGAAGGCCATCCAAAATGATGAATCAAGAAAGGCGAAAAGGCCAAACCGGTGACGGATCCAAGGTACATTCCGCTGTAAACAAGCGCGAGAGATCTGCTTCTCTCTTGCACAGGCACCCACTTGGATAGTATATTGTTCATAGCAGGCATCGCAACACCCTGAAAGACACCAAAGATCGTCCTTATCAACCACACACAATCCAACACTGATATAGCAATGTAAGACTAAGCACAAACCTCGCCAACTCCCATGAAAGCACGAACAACGAGCAAGAAGGGAAGACCGAGTTTAGCTGCGACAGGAGTAAGTATTGTAGCGATGGACCACCAGATAACTCCGAATCCAAGAACCCTTTTGCCACCTACTGTGTCTGCCCATATCCCTCCAGCTATCTGTCATATCAAGCCAGTTATTTAAATGTTTCAAATCTAATTTTTTGAATTACTAGGAGGTTATGGGCCAAAACATGTAATCATCAGACCCAGAACTACATCATATAGAGACTCTGTTCCAAAATTTATGATTCTTGAAgagtttttgatattttaatatttttaattaattttggttcTATTGAGAACTATGTGACCAgtaatgttttataaatatttttgatgatttgttgatttagttttagttttaaatttatattttcatcaatacattttaggaaaaaaaaagcttatatttttaatttttatgtattcAACCAAAACATtaactattttgaaacattaactgtttattttaaatctatgCAATGATGAAAGAGAAGCTTTACTTGAGTGAGAAGGTAACCCCAGAAGAAGGAAGACTGAATCAGACCAACTGTCGCTGGATTCCAACCATACTCAGCCGACATAGGAAGTATAGCTATGCTCATGTTCACCTGTCAAAAACATCATCATCTGTCCTAAATTGGCAACTCCGAATTCTATTTTTAGCAAAATCCTTTTTAATTAACTAAACGGAAGCAAAACTTACTCTGTCCATATTACAGAGAAGGAAAGCTGAGAAACAGAGAAGTACTATCACCCACCGCTTCGGAAACTCTTCCCACCACGGAACCGAGCTTAGCGAGTCAGATACGACGCCGTTTCCATTCACTATCTCTCGGCCTTCTTTTATCGTCTCCGCGTACGAGTTACTACTGCTCTCTCTCTTGTCGGAGCTCCGAACTAGCACACGGAAAACGCTGGACATGTTCCGCTGGTGAATCCATATCCGTAACGGCTTCGGATCAGTTTTTGGTGTCCGGCGGTTTCGTGGAGAGGTCTCAGGTGGACGATTTGAAGTGTAGAGAGGGTGGAGATTCGGAGAGTAGAGAAGAGCTCTCGCGTTCATGGCGAgattgatttttctttcttcttacctccccacctcttcttcttctcagtcTCTCGCttcgttttttcttttgttaagaGAGAAAtgaattagatattttcatGTTCGTGGCTGAGTTGACGACACGTGTGGATCCAGCATTGGTTGGGTGAAGATGTCATAATCTAACGGGAAGTAACGGTTAACAGAATTATTGGAGGAGTTAATCAAACTATTATTGTCTACTAATTTAAGAAGAGAATCTGAGCTTAATATTAAGCCCATATAAGGCccagatagataagcttgcagACCTGAAATTGCTGGATTACACTTTTGTGGTTGCTCCACTTTTCCGGAATGAAGAATATATCATGCATTAGCAACATTGTTGAAGGCGAAAGTCGGACCTTATGAACTTTGAAGTAGGCCTATCGAAACAGTAGAAATGCAAATAATTCGGTAATGCTACAATTATTTATTATCCATATGTCATATAATATTTAAAGATGAACCATGACTGACTTTATGTGGGGATAAAGGCAGGATCCAAAGGTAAAACCAAACCCCCCACTAATTGCGTTAACAAAGATGCCAAATAATATTTAatccaaaaattaatttaatccggatatttatttattttgcgtAAAAAAACAACCGTCCAAAACATCATATAATAGCCATATTTGGTTGTCCGTTTGttgacaaaacaaatattagacCAGTAGGCGCAAGCCAATACGGCAATACTTATACTCATATCTGGTTAACTTTGTACGAGTGAGAAATGCCTTTTGGTAAATAACTCTACACTTGTTACTTGTATTGTATTTGTAAATAACAATACTAATTAAGCAACTTGATATTCGATTTGACAACAACGAATACTTAAAAGTTTGAGGTGAATGCGGGACAAGTAACATATATAATGGAGAGCTCAAGCCAAGGTCAGAGAAAAAACCGATAGCTCTCTCTTCCAAAAGGCGATAAAAGACGATACAGTTTCCGTCGGCGCCTGGCCTTAGGGTTGCGGCGTCGGCAGGACTTTCTCTCCTCTCTGCTTGCCTTCTCTTTGCTTCTTTCCTTTAGTCTCTTTCTGCTATCGATATGTCTGACGCTCTGGTGAAATCTCACTCGCCGGAACCCTAGATCTACTTCGAAGGGAGATAGATCCGGTGGTAGGTGGTGTTTTCCTTGGAGTTTCAACGAGATGGTGAGGTTTACTGAAGAAAGGAGTCGGCTTTTAGGGTTTGGCTATGGCAGATCTCGTTTTTCCTCTTGTAGATCTGTCAGACGTCGAGACAGTGAAGGTGTGTGGTGGTTGGACCTTGCTCTCTCCTCCGGTTCTTCATCTGGTGTGACTTATTGGCGAAGTCTCTTCGTTGTGGAGTGGAGTTTGTTAGCCTTCTTGGAGTTCAGGCTTGGTGTCTTGTTTCAACTCCAGGTTGTGTTTCTACTCAGGGGAGATGACGGTGGAGTACCGTCGGCACCACACATGGAAGCTTGCTGGTCGTGTGGTCAGGGTTTCCTAGTGGTTCTGCGTGTGCGTTCTCTGGAGGTTCCAGCTTCCTCAGTCGTCTATGGCAGACTCCGTTGTGTCTTCCATGATGCTCTCCGCTTGCTTGTCCGCTTCACTTACTAGCTCGGGTTGTAGGTTCAATTCATTTCCCAAATGTTTTGAGCTGGTTGGTGCCGCCTCTTTGCCCGTTACTTTGCTTCACCAACAAGGAGCAGCTTTGAAGCGCAAGAAGACCGTGCTAGGTTCTCTAGTTCTCGGGTCAAGGCGTCGGTTGGGGCCATTGTTTGAGTCGTTTGGTCTTAATTGACGGGGTGACTTGATTAGAGTTTTTGCCATCCCGATGCTGGGATTGCCTCTTCGTGATCTTGGTAGGCTTTTCTCTTTCTTATTGCAGGTACTGAAAACCCGGTGTCTAGTTTGTCCTTATTGCAGCCCGATTTGTTTCGAGTTGCTTGTTCTGTTCGCGGTTCTTGGCACTCTATTTCTTCTTCAGTCCGCGGTTTGGTAAGATATCGGTGGCGTCCTTCAAGGTTTGCTATCTCTTATCTTTTAACCGTTCGAGTCAAGTTCTTCAATGGTCAGTCAAGACACAAGTTTTGGGGAGATTATCAAAACCTAACTACTCCAGCGATGTCACGAGGAGTCCGGCATCCACAGTAACGCGGGAAACCCCACCTCCTTATGGTCAGCATCAAGGCAGAGAACGGGGATTGATTTTCTGAGGATTCCCGAGCAGATTAGCGGATGGTGTCGGTTAAGTGGGCGAGCGAAGCTACTCTTGTAAAGGTTGAATTAGAAAAAATTTGGTTGAACCAAAGCTTGTATCAAACACTGAATTCCGGTTTGACCGGTTgatgaataataatatatactaggataagacctgcgcTTTGCGCAGGGtgaattttatgataaaaatttaaaatatataatattgacaaATCATGTCAAATCAGcaatatttcagttttattagGGATAAACATGTCGGTTTAACTATATgtttagattttgttaaaaaaaaactacgggtttaggttcgatttggtttattAAAGTCTAAGAGACCCTTAACCAAAGTCGAttcaaattagtttggtttgatttgtgtttggttttattTCGATTTGGATTGTGCTcgattcaaatttaatttagtttggtttggtttgtgtttggttcgttttattttggttttgtttatgtttgtttaattcAATCATTGATTTTTCTAGTattgttttagttacaaaaatataatttttaagaacATAAACAAATTATCATTTGACACTAagacattattttcttcattaatagtagtataCATTTTTAGTGGAACCTTCGAATAATTCagatattgataaattaattgcatgattttaaattttaattattttatacctTCTTCGCTTATTCACCAATCTTTCTAATTaatacaaacattttttttactgaaacttatgaaaattatatactacATATATCAATTGCATGCATCATATtgtgcaatattttatattactatttctttctctgtttttttctgcaaattatgaaattaaaaataataattatatatattaaataactaagaaatcaattattatatgtaataaattggtGTGCGCATATAAATCAAACGATCACTCTGTTTTTTTGCAATCATTTTagggtaaataaatcaaaacaatcactCTTATTTGTCGTATATAATATGtaactaaatttaaatgatattaacatagatactattttaatattgattttattaaatgaggtttctactcatatgatttatgattatttgcatatttgtgaaacaaaattttacaccaacaattttttttaatgtggatGTTTAGTAGTTTCaatgatttataatatttttttaaaaaaatgaagatttcaaaattaaaatattaacttttcaatatatgttcaatgcaaatatcaaaatattagtatGTATTCTCATacgatgtatagtttaatttaaacgatatgaaatatatatatatatatatgtatatatatatataaacttattaaaatgaatttatttattcatacggtcttataatcattgtatcctaatatataaaaaattaaaccttgatcacaaaggtttatataagatttttaacagtttagtaatttatactcgttttgaaaaaattcaaaatacaacatatgcaaaaatctatttttattattatatcactaatgtaattgtgtaatttattttaatcataaagaattaaacaaaagtgatagaaagtatacaaattattatcaaatctttattatttaagattattaattgtcgtatatatattttaatcatattaggtaatttcgtaggttTTATTGAAGGAAAAATATATGCGACCAATGTAATGTTAgagaatataatttttagacTATAGTTTATATAAGGTGCTTTATAATTCTTTGAAATAGGATTTGGAAGTCATACACAAGTTCCATATAGAATGAtgtcttttttaattgttacaAAACTAAggttcatattttaaaaatgattcccaaataatatataggggataccGTAACactaaaagatattttttcaaaataacacaTGCAAGatattattctattaaaataaataaattaaaaataaaataagcatagataataatgattttttgtaaattatctTTCTATATAGAACTTTGTATAACCGGTAGAACCGTGCATGTGAGTTTTATATTGAAACAAACGTAAAATAGTATATAGTGTGAACGCATTTATGTAGAATTTGGTCGAGAACTCTCTGCATGTGACACATAAGCGTATTTGTTCTCAAATTGATGTGAAGTTGCCACATGGCAAACGTAATATGAACGTATTAAATGACAATgcatatcttttaatatatataggataattaaaaaaaaaagtaacataTATAATGCAAGTAACCATTACTTGTGTCCATCTCTAATCAGACGGGGTGTTTAACCCCAACCAAGGTAAAGATGGCACTATTCTACTCGTTTTTCATACTCGACGTTTGATTATAGTAATAGATTCAGATTTCATCATTCACGAATACTAGTTGGCTTTTCATAACTTAAGACTCATAACCGAAGTCTTACTATTACTCAGCGGTAAATGTAAATGTTAAGTTATCCACTCACTCAAAATGTTTGTCaagaaaaaaagttattcaCTCAATCACCAAACTGACACCATTTAACCGAACTCTTACTACAGTACTATACACCATACATATAGAAAATCAGAGGTGTGGTTTATGGTATATATACAGTCCATAATAAAACATCTATGTTAAAGACGTATTATATTGTGAATGTAACATTCACTATTTATTGTAAAATGGTTGAATctcatatctatactattaaagtacaagcacatttggattttttactaaacatgccctttctttaactcacattgcttatttcattaagggtaatcaagtaatattaataactcatttttattgggttattttttttttattcagcccactgcccacatcatctctcttggGCTATTTGGgctgattaagaaatcagatccaattcttatttttttccctaattctaataatttattttcaaccattcttaatattttgtgtagtaaacaaaaattaataacttaattattatgttttttatttttaatataatttaagtattcataaaaaatttgaattttttcattgaaaagtataaatctttactaaaagtatatatttttttattaaaaaattaaccacataataaaattaatatatcagagttatactaacttaattcattaaaaataaagtttaattttctaaacataaatactcactaaacctggacgttcggatacccattctggTACGGATTGGTTCTTTCAGATATCGAGTTTttcgggttttaaaattaaaccccattcgggttttgaaattaaacctcattcggatattataaaatttcgggttgggttcgagtcgggtctttccgggtccgagtggattcggttctcatgcataagaacctgcaaaataaccaaataaccaaagtatctaacggGTTCAGTTATTTGTActtaaagtaaccaaagtatctgattcggttcaaatttttttatccaaattattcaatagtaaccaaaatatacattttatacagtttttgggtaaatttttatccaaactatcatattttatccaaaaatactcaaaattaccgaaaataactactttagttaacttataaaattaattaaaaaattaaaataattataaatataattataacatatatttttagatatatttcggatatcttcgggtactcatttggttctcggttcgggtcggattcgggaccggttcttcggatatagcaatttagaactcattcggatatttaccccgggtttgatcgggttcgggaccctgatttttgggtcggtttcgggttggttcttcgggtccgaatATTGTGTTCTggcctatactcttttaaaatgaaacacgataaagaaaaataaaaaagcttaaatcttttataaaaaaaacaaatatataaaaatatgacatttactaaatatttgtcaatttaaaaaaaaataaaggaaaataaacccgcgctttgaaagcgcgggtcaaaatctagtagtatTCTTAAAGCATCTCCATCAAGTAGCCTCATTTTAAGGGTGAATGATTTTCAAAATGTAAGTTTTAGGGTGAGTTATTCCAacaataaactttaaatatatctttaaatttttatgttaaattttaacAGTAACTAATTATAGTAAATTtaataagtaaacaaaaatatccactaaaaataaaataaaattacaactCATATAAATATACTTTAGTTTCATCAAATAAGCAAATCTTTAATTTCTCAAAAGAAATTGTATCAGTTGGAGAAAGAGTTACAAAATGGTTAAACTACATATACATAATTTTGTgttttacataatattatttatattaataattttgattttagttttattatatatatatatatatatatattgtactaATAATAATCTATATGTAAAGATATATTTCAATATTGAGTATAATATAATTGTAGAGATTAAAGTGACACAGAAAAATCATATGTAAGttacataattaaaaagattgaattttttttaaagtatatatttttttgagatttgaATAGTAAAACTTTACTattcaaaatgaaaataaatggtATTTTGAGGTTTTAGTATTCAGATCCTCAAAAATTAAGGATTTAAAGGCTTTTTAGAGAGCCAAAACCCATAAATTTGagggtttctttttttttttgatcaaaaaatt is a genomic window containing:
- the LOC108808648 gene encoding josephin-like protein; amino-acid sequence: MEGSESQIYHERQRLQFCLLHSLNNLFQDKNAFTRESLNSISEKLVADDPNKETWTTTPLSFLLKPHHNTLTGNYDVNVMIAALEGKGKSVVWHDKRHGASSIDLDADALMGVVLNVPVRRYGGLWRSRHWVVMRKISGVWYNLDSDLLVPQRFKDEDEVRGFLDRSLSSGSEVLLVNNALGNCFHHHSLYILQYSQLCPRKLLSLSCDMSATGPKRCNANTKPVTSGKQFSAKGPYGKNPGRTTSCGLRLPRKTEVTAARLIKHLSCRFVKGLRLVVMRKNKKKRSPPLKASSTSRSQPSVISVANDTCRSEAIEDCIQFINSSTTFTRSSSTSGQTS
- the LOC108813102 gene encoding sodium-dependent phosphate transport protein 1, chloroplastic, which produces MNARALLYSPNLHPLYTSNRPPETSPRNRRTPKTDPKPLRIWIHQRNMSSVFRVLVRSSDKRESSSNSYAETIKEGREIVNGNGVVSDSLSSVPWWEEFPKRWVIVLLCFSAFLLCNMDRVNMSIAILPMSAEYGWNPATVGLIQSSFFWGYLLTQIAGGIWADTVGGKRVLGFGVIWWSIATILTPVAAKLGLPFLLVVRAFMGVGEGVAMPAMNNILSKWVPVQERSRSLALVYSGMYLGSVTGLAFSPFLIHHFGWPSVFYSFGSLGTVWLTLWLTKAESSPIEDPTLLPEERKLIADNCASKEPVKSIPWRLILSKPPVWALIGCHFCHNWGTFILLTWMPTYYHQVLKFNLMESGLLSVFPWMTMAISANAGGWIADTLVSRGFSVTNVRKIMQTIGFLGPAFFLTQLKHIDSPAMAVLCMACSQGTDAFSQSGLYSNHQDIAPRYSGVLLGLSNTAGVLAGVLGTAATGHILQHGSWDDVFTISVGLYLVGTVVWNLFSTGEKIID